In Arthrobacter sp. CJ23, the genomic window TGCCCGCCGTTGGCCGCCGTCGCAAGGGCCGCCACCACGGGGTTGCTCTGGTTGATCCAGGGGTCGTCGAGGTTGCCGGAAAGGTCCGCCAGCGTAGTGACGAGCAGGTTGAATTCAACCTCGGCCCCGTGGATCGGCTGCACCAGCGTGGAGATGCGGTCCAGGACCGGCTGTGGATCCAGGCGCGCCGTATTGTAGGCCATTCGCGCCACGGCCTGGACATCGAAGACGATGCCGTGGACCATTTTCAGGTGCCGGACCAGGGCCGGGTTCATGCGGGCCTGCTCGCTCAGCTGGAGTTCGTAGTCGTCTTCGCCGGGCCTGACGGTGAGCACGATGGAGGTAAGCATCACCGGGGCGGAAACACGCTGTGGCTTCCCGCCGACGGCGGAGGTCCAGACGACGGTCCCTGCGGAGAGGTAGCCGGCGTCGATGCCGCGGTCATTGCTGAGCTCGAAAATCTTGGAGCGGATGTTCCGGGCCGCCCGCGCGGCGACCAGATACTGCTGGCGGTCCCGGATGAGGGTGGAGAGGCGCGTCCGCCGGCCGGCCAGCAGCTGCGCAAGGCCCGAGGGGTGGGCGTTACTGAGATCGATGGCACCTTCGGGCGTCTTGACGAAGCGCAGCATTGTGTCGGCGCCGGTGACGGGCTTGAGCCCTGACAACCACTTCCGGAGTTCTTCAGAACCCTCTTCCGGGCCTTGACCTACTGACACAACTACTGCCTTCTTATCTGTACTAGCTTTAGACGCCTTGGACCATACCGGCATACTTTCGAGGGTAGCGGACTCCGTCTGAAGGCAGCTCCGCAACACTGCCCCTGCAGTAAATTCGCCGTCATTTCACTCCAGAAAGCGAAGTGGCCGGCCTCAGTGAAGAGGCCGGCCACTCAAAATGCTATTCCCACTCGATGGTTCCCGGTGGCTTGCTGGTCACGTCCAGCACCACGCGGTTCACGCCGTCCACCTCGTTGGTGATCCGGTTGGAGATCTTCGCCAGAAGGTCGTACGGGAGGCGCGACCAGTCGGCCGTCATGGCGTCTTCCGAAGAGACCGGGCGCAGGACGATCGGGTGGCCGTAGGTACGGCCGTCGCCCTGGACGCCCACGCTACGGACGTCTGCCAGCAGCACTACGGGCATCTGCCACACGTCGTTGTCCAGGCCGGCCGCAGTGAGCTCGGCACGGGCAATGGCGTCGGCCTTGCGCAGCAGGTCCAGACGCTCCCGGTTGACTTCACCGACGATGCGGATGCCGAGGCCGGGGCCCGGGAACGGCTGGCGGCCAACGATTTCCTGCGGCAGTCCCAGCTGGGCACCGACGGCACGGACCTCGTCCTTGAAGAGTGCCCGCAGCGGCTCAACGAGCTCGAACTGCAGGTCCTCCGGCAGGCCGCCCACGTTGTGGTGGCTCTTGATGTTGGCTGCACCTTCGCCGCCGCCGGACTCGACGACGTCCGGGTACAGCGTGCCCTGGACCAGGAACTTGATCTTCTCGCCGTCGGCAGCGGCCTGGGCGATGATGGCCCGCTCCGCCTCCTCGAAGGCGCGGATGAATTCCCGGCCGATGATCTTGCGCTTGGTTTCGGGATCGCTGACGCCGGCAAGGGCGGACAGGAAGCGTTCCTGCTCGTTGGCGACGTAGAGCTTGACGCCGGTGGCTGCCACGAAGTCGCGTTCAACCTGCTCGGCTTCGCCCTCGCGCAGCAGACCGTGGTCCACGAACACGCAGGTGAGTTGGTCTCCTACCGCACGCTGCACCAGGGCAGCTGCAACGGCTGAATCGACGCCGCCGGACAGGCCGCAGATGACCTTGGAGTCGCCGATCTGCTTGCGGATACGGTCAACCTGCTCTTCGAGGATGTTGCCGGTGGTCCAGTTCGGAGACAGGCCCGCGCCCTTGAAGAGGAAGTTTTCGAGGACCTGCTGGCCGTGGGCCGAGTGCTTGACCTCGGGGTGCCACTGCACTCCGTAGAGGTGCTTTTCCTCGTTGGCGAACGCCGCAACCGGGGCGCCGGCCGTGGTGGCCAGAACCTCGAAGCCCGCGGGGGCTTCGTGGACGGAGTCGCCGTGGCTCATCCACGTGGTCTGGGATTCCGGCAGGTCCGCCAGAATGGAGCGGGCTTCGCCTACGGCGGTTGCCTCGGTGGCGCCGTACTCCCGGAGGCCCGTCTGGGCCACGGTGCCGCCAAGGGCATTGGCCATGGCCTGGAAGCCGTAGCAGATGCCGAAGACCGGAACGCCGGCTTCAAACAGGTCAGCGCCCACGCTCGGGGCACCTTCGGCGTAAACGCTCGAGGGCCCTCCGGACAGGATGATCGCTGCGGGGTTCTTGGCCAGAAGCTGCTCGGTGGTGAAGGTGTGCGGAACAATTTCCGAGTACACATTCGCTTCACGGACGCGGCGGGCAATCAGCTGCGCGTACTGGGCACCGTAGTCAACAACCAGCACCGGCTTCTGGGAAGTCTGGGGTGCGGTGGGAGTAGTCACCGTCCTAGACTACTTTGCCCGGCCGCCCCGGTGCACCTTGGGGACCGTCGCAAGCACCGCAAAACAGCCCCGCGTTAGCGATCTCACATCGCTAGTAGCGCTTGGAGGCCTGCGGGTTGGCAGCGAGCTCGGCTTCAACCTGCGCGTGGAACTTCTTCTCCACGATGAAGGACATCAGCGGAACCACGCCGCCGAGGGCCAGCAGGATGAGCTTCGCGAACGGCCAGCGCATGAGGGACCAGAGGCGGAAGTTCGAAATCAGGTACACGACGTACATCCAGCCATGCACGATCAGTACTGTGACGGACAGGTTCAGGCCGCCAATGACGCCTTTCGGTTCCGATTCCGCGAAACCGAAGCCGAACGGCTGGCCGGTCACGGCGTTCGTGCCGCCGGCGAACAGCGAAAGGCCGAATCCGTAACGGGCCGCGAGCTCGGCACACAGCAGCAGGAGCATGGCACCGGTGAGGTAGGCCATGACCTTGTAGAACTTCAGCGCGGAGCGGATCTGGGCTTCGGTGCCGCCGAAGCGGCGCTTCTTGCTCTTGGCGGCTCCTGACTGTTCGGGCTGGACTGCCGGCTTGGGCTCAATCATTGCTGCACCTTTTGTTCTGGCTCATGTTGTTCTGACTCATGGGTTCTTGAAGGAAGTTGTGCGGGGCCGCCGTCGGGACCGTCGCCGCCGTCTTCGGCGTCCTCATCGGCATTCTCGTCTTCGAGTCCGCGCCGGTGGTCGTCGGCCACCATCCGCCACCAAATGTAGAGGGCGAATCCGGCGAAGACCACCCATTCCACGGAGTAGAACAGGTTCAGCCAGTTGACCTGCTGGGCAGGCGGCTGGGCCGGGATGTTGAGGGCCTTCAGCACTCCGGAGGCGGCAACGGAGGCGCCATCTGAGTTTTCGGCGCTTGCGGCCACAAATCCTGGGTAGCTGGAGACGTCCCATTTGTTGATGAGTTCCGCCACCGCGACTGCGGACGCGCGGCCCGGGCCGGCGTCGACGTTGGGCAGCGGCGCTTCGGACGGCAGCAGCCGTCCGGTCAGTTCAATGGTGCCCGACGGCGGCGGGCCGGCTTCCGCGGGATCGGCCACCCAGCCGCGGGCCACGGGAATCCAAGTCCGCGGAGATGCCGCGGCACCGTTCAGCGCCGGGGCGCCGTCGACGGCGAAGGCAGACACCACCCAGTAGCCCTTCTGCCCGCCGAACAGCCTGCCTTCGACGAGGACCTGTTTGGCGGGGTCATAGCTGCCGGTGGCGCTGACCATCTGGTCTGAGACCGAGCCCGGGAAGAACTGGCCCGGCTTGAGCACCGTGGTGAGGGGCTTGACCTCTTCCACCGTGGAGGAAACGGGCGCTTCGCTCGTGGTGGACCGGCCGAACTGCCATTGGCTGAGCAGCACGAACACCCCGGACAGGAGGAGCGCAAAGACCAGTCCTGCGATCCAGCGGGGTTTCAGCGCGGTTTTCAACACCCCTTAACCGTACTTCGTCCGGCTGTAGAACAACGAACCCGGGCCCCGCTCCCTAGTGGTCGAAGAAGACCAGACTTGAGTTGATCAGTTCGGAGATGACCTCGGGGTCGTAGGCACGGCGCAGGGAGTCACGGAAGGATTCCTTGGACAGCGACCTCGCCAGGGTGGCCAGGACTTCCAGGTGGTCGGAGAACGAACTGGCCGGTGTGGCGATGAGCAGGACAAGTGTGGCCGGACCGTCGCTGGCGCCGAAGTCCAGTGCGTGGCCGAACTTGGTGACGCCCACTGCGATGGAGATCCTGGACACGTACTCGCTGCGGGCATGCGGCAGGCCGATGCCGCCGGGCAGGCCGGTGGCCAGCTGGTGTTCGCGGGAATGTACCTGTTCGAGGAAGCCTTCGAGGTTGGATATGCGCCCAGCGGCGTAGAGCCGTTCGGCGAGCTGCGCGGCGGCGTCAATCTTGTCCACGGCTTCAAGCTCAAGAACCACGGTGTCCGGTGTGGTCAGTTCGGCATCATACGGATCCAGTGGTTCGGCCACGTCGTTTCCCTCCAGTACGGCCTCCCGGCCGGGTCCATTGCCTGTCAGCGCAGGGGAATGATGTCATCCACTCCCATGCGCGCGGCATCCGCGGATTCGTCGTCGGGCTGCTGCTGGCTGAGTCGCTCGGCTTCGACCCGTGCCAGATAGTGCCTGATTTCGCTTTCCCACTGCGCTTCGCTCCAGCCAAGGATGTCACCCATCAGCTTAGCGACTACCGGAACCGCGGACACACCGCGGTCCCAGGACTCGATCGAGATGCGGGTCCGCCGGGTGAGGACGTCGTGGACGTGCCGCGCCCCCTCATGCGTGGTGGCGTAGACGACCTCTGCCGCGAGGTAGTCGTCGGCGCCGGGGAGCGGATCGCCGAGACTGGGTTCGTTGGCGATGAGGGCAAGCAATTCGGAGGCCAGGGAGCCGTAGCGGTTGAGCAGGTGCTCCACACGCGCCACATGGACGCCGGATTCTTCCGCCGCACGTACGCGTCGGTTCCAGGCGGCTTTGAACCCTTCGGCGCCCAGCAGCGGGATGGTTTCCGTGCAGCTTGCGGGAACGCGCTCGTCCATGGCCCTGGTGGCCTCGTCCACGGCGTCCTTCGCCATCACACGGTAGGTGGTGAACTTCCCGCCGGCCACCACCACGAGGCCAGGTACGGGGTGCGCCACGACGTGCTCACGGGAGAGCTTGGCGGTGGAATCGTTCTCGCCGGCCAGCAGGGGCCGGAGCCCCGCGTAGACACCCTCCACGTCCTCACGGGTCAA contains:
- the guaA gene encoding glutamine-hydrolyzing GMP synthase; the protein is MTTPTAPQTSQKPVLVVDYGAQYAQLIARRVREANVYSEIVPHTFTTEQLLAKNPAAIILSGGPSSVYAEGAPSVGADLFEAGVPVFGICYGFQAMANALGGTVAQTGLREYGATEATAVGEARSILADLPESQTTWMSHGDSVHEAPAGFEVLATTAGAPVAAFANEEKHLYGVQWHPEVKHSAHGQQVLENFLFKGAGLSPNWTTGNILEEQVDRIRKQIGDSKVICGLSGGVDSAVAAALVQRAVGDQLTCVFVDHGLLREGEAEQVERDFVAATGVKLYVANEQERFLSALAGVSDPETKRKIIGREFIRAFEEAERAIIAQAAADGEKIKFLVQGTLYPDVVESGGGEGAANIKSHHNVGGLPEDLQFELVEPLRALFKDEVRAVGAQLGLPQEIVGRQPFPGPGLGIRIVGEVNRERLDLLRKADAIARAELTAAGLDNDVWQMPVVLLADVRSVGVQGDGRTYGHPIVLRPVSSEDAMTADWSRLPYDLLAKISNRITNEVDGVNRVVLDVTSKPPGTIEWE
- a CDS encoding DUF3817 domain-containing protein codes for the protein MIEPKPAVQPEQSGAAKSKKRRFGGTEAQIRSALKFYKVMAYLTGAMLLLLCAELAARYGFGLSLFAGGTNAVTGQPFGFGFAESEPKGVIGGLNLSVTVLIVHGWMYVVYLISNFRLWSLMRWPFAKLILLALGGVVPLMSFIVEKKFHAQVEAELAANPQASKRY
- a CDS encoding SURF1 family protein; this translates as MLKTALKPRWIAGLVFALLLSGVFVLLSQWQFGRSTTSEAPVSSTVEEVKPLTTVLKPGQFFPGSVSDQMVSATGSYDPAKQVLVEGRLFGGQKGYWVVSAFAVDGAPALNGAAASPRTWIPVARGWVADPAEAGPPPSGTIELTGRLLPSEAPLPNVDAGPGRASAVAVAELINKWDVSSYPGFVAASAENSDGASVAASGVLKALNIPAQPPAQQVNWLNLFYSVEWVVFAGFALYIWWRMVADDHRRGLEDENADEDAEDGGDGPDGGPAQLPSRTHESEQHEPEQKVQQ
- a CDS encoding PTS sugar transporter subunit IIA, encoding MAEPLDPYDAELTTPDTVVLELEAVDKIDAAAQLAERLYAAGRISNLEGFLEQVHSREHQLATGLPGGIGLPHARSEYVSRISIAVGVTKFGHALDFGASDGPATLVLLIATPASSFSDHLEVLATLARSLSKESFRDSLRRAYDPEVISELINSSLVFFDH